A single region of the Vicia villosa cultivar HV-30 ecotype Madison, WI linkage group LG4, Vvil1.0, whole genome shotgun sequence genome encodes:
- the LOC131598111 gene encoding cysteine proteinase inhibitor 5-like, which translates to MKFQSIILGFLLVILAYAATNHANPIDINDPYVTKFSNFAVDPINVDDPYVIEIANFAINEYNKGVSVNKLKLEKVLFAVSYKKIEGTKYQLAISATHDSVSMVNNVKVAASAEVLDNPEHHNRTLVSFIFP; encoded by the coding sequence ATGAAATTTCAATCTATTATTCTTGGTTTCCTTCTTGTTATTTTGGCCTATGCTGCCACAAATCATGCAAACCCTATCGACATCAATGATCCATATGTGACTAAATTTTCCAACTTTGCTGTTGATCCCATCAACGTGGATGATCCATATGTGATTGAAATCGCCAACTTTGCTATTAACGAGTACAACAAGGGGGTTTCAGTTAACAAGTTGAAACTTGAGAAGGTCTTGTTTGCTGTATCCTACAAGAAAATCGAAGGAACCAAGTACCAGCTCGCCATTTCTGCCACACATGATTCAGTTTCTATGGTAAATAATGTTAAAGTTGCGGCTTCTGCTGAAGTATTGGATAATCCAGAACATCACAATAGAACACTCGTGTCTTTTATATTTCCTTGA